The proteins below are encoded in one region of Triticum aestivum cultivar Chinese Spring chromosome 1B, IWGSC CS RefSeq v2.1, whole genome shotgun sequence:
- the LOC123104529 gene encoding xylan glycosyltransferase MUCI21-like, with protein sequence MVHHHRATLLPHHHHDEEKQQAEEEGDGKTMKELRGRLADYACHHRKHGHDALLLMLAGFAFVSLLLLLLPNSPFSAAMDDLLQLGRTPRRCDQEMAPTPPAPCAGVPNGTICCDRSSPRADLCVMRGDVRTHAASNTLFLLAAAAPADERIRPYTRKWESSVMSTIDELRLRALPDPEGAARCDVRHDVPAVVFSTGGYTGNVYHEFNDGIIPLYITARRYNRKVVFVMLEYHDWWMTKYGHIVEQLSDFPPVDFSNDTRTHCFPEAVVGLRIHDELAIDASRMPGNQGIRDFRHMLDDAHRGRINAIIEEENAAPQAAPAAAALAKKHVTEALADDDKPRLVIVSRNGSRAIENEPELARAAGRAGFRVTVLRPRPDTELAQMYRVLNGSDVMVGVHGAAMTHFLFMRPGSVFIQVVPLGTDWAAENYYGEPARRLGLRYVPYKILPSESSLFRRYARDDPVLTDPVAVNAKGWQVTKKVYLDGQNVRLDMARFRRRLREAYGHWAAQRRRQQSQPL encoded by the coding sequence ATGGTGCACCACCACCGGGCGACCCTCCTGCCGCACCACCACCACGACGAGGAgaagcagcaggcggaggaggagggggacggcAAGACGATGAAGGAGCTCCGGGGCCGGCTGGCGGACTACGCGTGCCACCACCGGAAGCACGGCCACGACGCGCTCCTCCTCATGCTCGCCGGCTTCGCCTTCGTCTCCTTGCTCCTGCTGCTCCTCCCCAacagccccttctccgccgccatggacGACCTCCTGCAGCTGGGCCGCACCCCGCGCCGGTGCGACCAGGAGATGGCGCCCACGCCGCCAGCGCCCTGCGCGGGGGTGCCCAACGGCACCATCTGCTGCGACCGCAGCTCCCCACGTGCCGACCTCTGCGTCATGCGCGGGGACGTCCGCACCCACGCCGCCTCCAACACCCTCttcctgctcgccgccgccgccccggccgacgAGCGCATCCGCCCCTACACCCGCAAGTGGGAGTCCAGCGTCATGAGCACCATCGACGAGCTGCGCCTCCGAGCCCTGCCCGACCCCGAGGGCGCTGCACGCTGCGACGTCCGGCACGACGTCCCCGCCGTCGTCTTCTCCACCGGCGGCTACACCGGCAACGTGTACCACGAGTTCAACGACGGCATCATCCCGCTCTACATCACCGCCCGGCGGTACAACAGGAAGGTGGTGTTCGTGATGCTCGAGTACCACGACTGGTGGATGACCAAGTACGGCCACATCGTCGAGCAGCTCTCCGACTTCCCGCCCGTCGACTTCTCCAACGACACCCGCACGCACTGCTTCCCGGAGGCCGTCGTCGGCCTGCGCATCCACGACGAGCTCGCCATCGACGCGTCACGGATGCCGGGAAACCAGGGCATCCGGGACTTCCGGCACATGCTCGACGACGCGCACCGCGGCCGCATCAACGCCATCATCGaggaggagaacgccgcgccacaagcggcgccggcggcggcggcactagCAAAGAAACACGTCACGGAGGCGCTCGCGGACGACGACAAGCCGCGGCTGGTGATCGTGTCGCGCAACGGGTCGCGCGCGATCGAGAACGAGCCGGAGCTGGCGCGCGCGGCGGGGAGGGCCGGGTTCCGGGTGACGGTGCTCCGGCCGCGCCCGGACACGGAGCTCGCGCAGATGTACCGCGTCCTGAACGGCTCGGACGTGATGGTGGGCGTGCACGGTGCCGCCATGACGCACTTCCTCTTCATGCGCCCGGGGTCGGTCTTCATCCAGGTGGTGCCGCTGGGAACCGACTGGGCCGCCGAGAACTACTACGGCGAGCCGGCGCGGCGGCTCGGCCTGCGCTACGTCCCCTACAAGATCCTGCCGTCGGAGAGCTCGCTGTTCCGGCGCTACGCCAGGGACGACCCCGTGCTCACCGACCCCGTCGCCGTTAACGCCAAGGGATGGCAGGTCACCAAGAAGGTGTACCTCGACGGGCAGAACGTGCGGCTGGACATGGCGCGGTTCCGGCGACGGCTGCGCGAGGCATACGGCCACTGGGCGGCGCAGCGGCGGCGCCAGCAGAGCCAACCGTTGTAG